From one Brachypodium distachyon strain Bd21 chromosome 4, Brachypodium_distachyon_v3.0, whole genome shotgun sequence genomic stretch:
- the LOC100826077 gene encoding probable NAD kinase 2, chloroplastic, whose protein sequence is MLAVCARHGPAKLPPPPLAGERVAWVSGRWWWWRPAAARRGVAVRAPSFNSRIGLDSQNSNTRDLSQLLWVGPVPGDIAEIEAYCRIFRAAEQLQNAVMSALCDPETGECPVRYDVPSEDLPVLEDKVAAVLGCMLALLNRGRTEVLSGRSGVASAFQGSEHSTMDRIPPLALFRGDMKRCCESMQVALASYLVPNEARGLDIWMRLQRLKNACYDAGFARADGHPCPTLFANLFPVYFSTVPDDSGTDELEVAFWRGGQISEEGLAWLLAKGFRTIVDLREEDVKDDLYLSAVQEAVSSGKVEVVNMPVEIGTAPSAEQVQQFAALVSDGAKKPIYLHSKEGVGRTSAMVSRWKQYATRAERLATQNRSPNVNGKALKKHGAEQHTSSPGSSSNGSENGVLVESDRTVDAGEERDIDIEIARNNLEVTNSLPNEGELHGTRAELLSDFKLKTNPLAAQFPSCNVFSRKEMTKFFRSKRVYPKSVLNSRRRSSSLMISRRKQNLRAEQNEAIDYEAADMTVLKNSNGTLFDNDYLLSVSSGITNGRPTDNGTSSSVEEKERSASVLTIDPRTSNASNSNGNAQHGTKKSSEKNGAPYLEGYPSDPVDGSMCASATGVVRVQSRRKAEMFLVRTDGFSCTREKVTESSLAFTHPSTQQQMLMWKSPPKTVLLLKKLGDELMEEAKEVASFLHHQEKMNVLVEPDVHDIFARIPGFGFVQTFYTQDTSDLHERVDFVTCLGGDGVILHASNLFRTSVPPVVSFNLGSLGFLTSHNFEGFRQDMRAVIHGNNTLGVYITLRMRLRCVIFRNGKAMPGKVFDVLNEVVVDRGSNPYLSKIECYEHNHLITKVQGDGVIVATPTGSTAYSTAAGGSMVHPNVPCMLFTPICPHSLSFRPVILPDSARLELKIPDDARSNAWVSFDGKRRQQLSRGDSVHICMSQHPLPTVNKSDQTGDWFRSLIRCLNWNERLDQKAL, encoded by the exons ATGCTCGCCGTGTGCGCGCGGCACGGGCCCGCCAagctcccgccgccaccgctcgcGGGCGAACGGGTCGCCTGGGTATCcggcaggtggtggtggtggcgccccgcggcggcgcggcgcggcgtcgCCGTGCGGGCGCCGTCCTTCAATTCCCGGATCGGGCTCGATTCCCAG AATTCTAACACAAGGGACTTGTCCCAGCTGCTGTGGGTCGGTCCTGTCCCGGGCGACATCGCGGAGATTGAGGCGTACTGCCGCATATTCCGTGCGGCAGAGCAGCTCCAAAATGCGGTCATGTCGGCGCTCTGCGATCCAGAGACAGGCGAGTGCCCTGTGCGGTACGATGTGCCATCGGAGGACCTGCCAGTGCTGGAGGACAAGGTTGCTGCCGTGCTTGGCTGCATGCTGGCATTGCTGAACCGGGGAAGGACAGAGGTGCTCTCAGGGCGGTCAGGTGTTgcgagcgcgttccagggatCTGAGCACAGCACAATGGATCGAATTCCGCCGCTCGCTTTGTTCCGCGGAGATATGAAGCGGTGCTGTGAGAGCATGCAGGTTGCTCTTGCTAGCTACCTTGTACCGAATGAGGCCCGGGGATTGGATATATGGATGCGGCTTCAGAGGTTGAAGAATGCCTGTTATGATGCGGGTTTCGCGAGGGCTGATGGTCATCCATGTCCAACATTATTTGCAAATTTGTTTCCGGTGTACTTTTCAACTGTTCCAGATGATTCGGGGACAGATGAGTTGGAAGTTGCATTTTGGAGGGGAGGGCAAATCAGTGAGGAGGGACTGGCATGGTTGTTGGCTAAGGGATTCAGAACTATTGTCGATCTCCGGGAGGAAGATGTTAAAGATGATTTATACCTTTCAGCAGTCCAGGAAGCTGTTTCATCTGGAAAGGTAGAGGTGGTCAACATGCCAGTGGAGATTGGGACTGCTCCTTCAGCTGAACAGGTCCAGCAATTCGCGGCACTTGTGTCAGATGGTGCAAAGAAACCTATTTATCTTCATAGCAAGGAAGGAGTTGGTAGGACGTCTGCGATGGTCTCCAGATGGAAGCAGTATGCCACTCGTGCAGAGAGATTGGCTACCCAAAATCGCTCACCAAATGTAAACGGTAAGGCCCTGAAGAAACATGGGGCAGAACAGCACACAAGCAGCCCAGGATCCTCCTCAAATGGAAGTGAAAACGGTGTGCTAGTGGAGTCTGATAGAACAGTTGATGCTGGGGAAGAACGTGACATAGACATAGAAATCGCACGTAATAATCTGGAAGTCACGAATTCCCTTCCCAATGAAGGCGAACTGCATGGCACCAGGGCAGAACTTCTTTCAGATTTTAAACTGAAGACTAATCCCCTTGCAGCACAGTTTCCTTCTTGCAATGTTTTCTCTAGAAAGGAGATGACTAAATTTTTTAGAAGCAAAAGAGTTTATCCAAAATCTGTTCTCAATTCTCGTAGACGATCAAGTAGCTTGATGATCtcgaggagaaaacaaaaccTCAGAGCTGAACAGAATGAAGCCATTGATTATGAAGCTGCAGACATGACGGTTCTGAAAAACTCAAATGGGACACTATTTGACAATGATTATTTACTATCAGTTTCTTCAGGTATTACTAATGGGAGACCTACCGACAATGGGACCTCCAGTTCTGTTGAGGAAAAGGAAAGATCGGCTTCAGTACTAACTATTGATCCTAGAACATCTAATGCGAGCAATTCGAATGGGAATGCTCAGCAtggaacaaaaaaatcatctgAAAAGAATGGTGCCCCTTATCTTGAGGGATACCCATCAGATCCCGTTGATGGAAGTATGTGTGCCTCTGCAACTGGTGTTGTCAGAGTTCAGTCAAGAAGAAAAGCAGAGATGTTTCTGGTACGTACAGATGGATTCTCTTGTACTAGAGAAAAGGTAACAGAATCATCTTTGGCTTTCACTCATCCTAGCACCCAGCAACAGATGCTTATGTGGAAATCTCCTCCAAAGACTGTCCTTCTATTGAAGAAATTAGGTGATGAACTCATGGAAGAGGCTAAAGAG GTCGCTTCATTTCTGCATCATCAAGAAAAGATGAATGTTCTTGTGGAGCCTGATGTTCATGATATATTTGCAAGGATTCCCGGTTTTGGTTTTGTGCAAACCTTCTATACTCAAGATACCAG TGACCTTCATGAGAGAGTTGATTTTGTCACATGCTTGGGTGGTGATGGGGTCATATTGCACGCATCAAACTTATTTAGGACTTCTGTACCACCTGTTGTCTCATTCAATCTTGGATCTCTAGGATTCTTGACCTCACATAAT TTTGAAGGTTTCAGACAAGACATGAGAGCTGTTATCCATGGGAACAACACGCTTGGAGTTTATATAACCCTTAGAATGCGCTTACGCTGTGTGATCTTTCGCAATGGAAAAGCGATGCCTGGAAAAGTGTTTGATGTGCTAAATGAAGTTGTGGTTGATCGGGGTTCTAATCCATACCTTTCAAAAATTGAATGCTATGAGCATAACCACCTTATCACTAAG GTTCAAGGAGATGGTGTCATAGTAGCAACACCAACTGGCAGCACAGCGTATTCTACTGCAGCAGGGGGCTCAATG GTCCACCCAAACGTCCCATGTATGTTGTTCACTCCGATCTGCCCGCACTCCCTGTCATTTAGACCTGTCATCCTTCCTGATTCCGCACGGCTTGAATTGAAG ATCCCAGACGACGCGAGAAGCAATGCATGGGTTTCGTTCGATGGCAAAAGGCGTCAGCAGCTGTCGCGAGGAGACTCTGTTCATATATGCATGAGCCAGCACCCGCTCCCGACCGTCAACAAGTCCGACCAGACCGGTGACTGGTTCCGCAGCTTGATCAGGTGCCTGAACTGGAACGAGAGGCTGGACCAGAAGGCGCTCTAG